The Oncorhynchus masou masou isolate Uvic2021 chromosome 31, UVic_Omas_1.1, whole genome shotgun sequence genome includes a region encoding these proteins:
- the LOC135525155 gene encoding BTB/POZ domain-containing protein KCTD21-like, producing the protein MMLNLNSSDSNSNSLSDPVSLNVGGEIYTTTLDTLTRYRDSMLGAMFTGQISTLRDKRGNIFIDRDGKIFRYILNFLRSSSLDLPDSFSEMRLLRREADFFQIRPLLEEIQRHVEAGALSLRDAPRRALLLVDVDCQVRVLHFNLRRAPENYELRTCSVRILTAEIFCTWHTFLVLLCERFSYRTTQGLTSPLPRDRRYNRLKLEWVPRPNELPQDQYEKQRYRGLVISDSWATQTHFGDLCDAITPSRSPCEVKDMHRFLEELLTVSLAEGFRVDSVTPDSMDVLNCHTLQLVR; encoded by the exons ATGATGCTGAACCTAAACTCCTCGGACAGCAACAGTAACTCCTTGTCGGACCCCGTCTCTCTCAACGTTGGCGGTGAGATCTACACTACGACCCTGGACACTCTGACTCGCTACCGAGACTCCATGCTGGGCGCCATGTTCACCGGACAGATCTCTACGCTTAGGGACAAACGCGGAAACATTTTCATCGACCGCGACGGGAAGATTTTCCGCTATATCCTGAACTTCCTACGTTCCAGCTCCCTGGACCTGCCGGACAGCTTCTCTGAGATGAGGCTGCTGAGGAGGGAAGCAGATTTCTTCCAGATACGCCCCCTACTGGAGGAGATACAGCGGCACGTTGAGGCTGGAGCGCTCAGCCTGAGAGATGCACCCAGAAGAGCCTTGCTGCTGGTGGACGTGGactgccag GTGCGCGTGCTACACTTCAACCTTCGGCGTGCTCCCGAGAACTACGAACTCCGCACATGCTCAGTGCGCATCCTCACCGCCGAAATCTTCTGCACCTGGCATACCTTTCTGGTTCTCCTCTGTGAGCGTTTCTCTTACCGCACAACCCAGGGTCTTACTTCCCCCCTCCCCAGAGACCGGCGCTACAACCGTCTCAAACTGGAGTGGGTTCCCCGGCCAAACGAACTTCCCCAGGACCAGTATGAGAAACAGCGGTACAGAGGACTCGTCATCTCGGACTCTTGGGCCACACAGACCCACTTTGGTGACCTCTGTGATGCCATCACCCCTAGCCGCAGCCCATGTGAGGTCAAAGACATGCACAGGTTTTTGGAGGAGCTGCTCACGGTGTCTTTGGCAGAGGGTTTTAGGGTTGACTCAGTGACTCCTGACTCCATGGACGTTTTGAATTGCCATACTCTGCAGCTTGTACGGTAG